Proteins encoded in a region of the Phenylobacterium glaciei genome:
- the gltB gene encoding glutamate synthase large subunit gives MDLGPGLRRDERWGDEDTQRFLENRQKLIDGHAYDPDSERDACGVGLVCALDGQPRREVVELAIRALKSVWHRGAIDADGKTGDGAGVLVSVPQDFFADQVKRTGHKLRPGPIAVGQVFLPRNDLNAQEAARTIVEAEALRFGFYIYGWRQVPTDTRVIGEKANATRPEIEQIMLAGPAGLEGEALERALFLCRKRIEKRVAQAGIQSFYLCSLSARSLIYKGMFLAEHIDAFYPDLTDERFTAAVAIFHQRYSTNTFPEWRLAQPFRMLAHNGEINTKKGNLNWMKSHEIRMAADAFGDFGDDVKPVIQDASGSDSMALDNTFEVLVRAGRDAPMAKALLIPEAWAHKSDEQISPAHKALYAYCNAVMEPWDGPAAICATDGRWVVAGKDRNGLRPLRVTYTDDGLLIMGSEAGMCRVDEARIVRKAHIQPGRMVAVDLLEGRLYEEDEIIDRLAAQHPYDQWLGNMVDLETQIAPGPEPRAYGREELTRRQAAAGMSLEDLELLLAPMIEDGKEAVGSMGDDAPLAVLSDQYRPLSHFFRQNFSQVTNPPIDSLRETGVMSLKTRFKNLGNILAQDEAQTDVFVLESPVLTTGMYQRIMGFIGDTSVATVDCSMPIPANEARPGDALRANLDRIRAEAEDAALRGCATIVLTDEASGVGRVGLPMILATGGVHSWLVAKGLRSYVSIIVRSAECLDTHYFAVLVGVGATAVNAYLAQESFQDRLERGLTGELTLHDVCRNFKHAIEGGLLKIIAKMGIALISSYRGGYNFEAVGLSRALVAEFFPGMPSRISGIGLAGLEAKAVEAHRRAWDLGAISLPVGGLYKARAAGESHAFEARMIHTLQAACNTGDYAAYQRFSAGMRRQPTLQLRDLLDWRSGERPVALDEVESVNEIRKRFLTPGMSMGALSPEAHGVLNIAMNRIGAKSVSGEGGEDPARYKPLPNGDNPNSAVKQIASGRFGVTAEYLNECREIEIKVSQGAKPGEGGQLPGFKVTELIARLRHATPGVMLISPPPHHDIYSIEDLAQLIYDLKQINPTARVCVKLVAMTGIGAIAAGVAKAKADVILISGNVGGTGASPQTSIKYAGGPWEMGLSEANQVLTLNNLRHSVRLRADGGMRTGRDVVIAAMLGAEEFGIGTASLIAMGCIMVRQCHSNTCPVGVCTQDEALREKFSGSPEKVINLFTFIAEEVREILASLGFRSIQEIVGRTDLLQQVSRGGEHLDDLDLNPLLVMADPGSNPRYCVVEGRNEVPDTLDAQIVRDAAPLLERGEKMQLTYTVQNTARAIGSRTSSHIVRRFGMTGLPAGHLTVQLKGSAGQSLGAFAVQGLRIELTGEANDYVGKGLSGATIILRPSPHLAAPETNAILGNTVLYGATSGRLFAAGLAGERFGVRNSGAVTVVEGCGANGLEYMTGGRAVILGPVGFNFAAGMTGGMAYVLDLHDRFLTHLNTDSVVVQRIGTRAWEAELRGLVEEHARETGSVFAAGILRDWDRHLGKFWQVVPKEMVHRLDKPLAEEEAVHHRA, from the coding sequence ATGGATCTGGGTCCCGGCCTTCGCCGGGATGAGCGGTGGGGGGATGAGGACACGCAGCGCTTCCTCGAGAACCGCCAGAAGCTGATCGACGGCCACGCCTATGATCCCGACAGCGAGCGGGACGCCTGTGGCGTGGGCCTGGTCTGCGCCCTGGACGGCCAGCCGCGCCGCGAGGTGGTGGAGCTGGCGATCCGGGCGCTGAAGAGCGTCTGGCACCGCGGCGCCATCGACGCCGACGGCAAGACCGGAGACGGCGCCGGCGTGCTGGTTTCCGTCCCGCAGGACTTCTTCGCCGACCAGGTCAAGCGCACGGGGCACAAGCTGCGCCCCGGCCCCATCGCCGTGGGCCAGGTCTTCCTGCCGCGCAACGACCTCAACGCCCAGGAGGCGGCCCGCACCATCGTCGAGGCCGAGGCCCTGCGGTTCGGCTTCTACATCTATGGCTGGCGGCAGGTTCCGACCGACACCCGGGTGATCGGCGAGAAGGCCAACGCCACGCGGCCCGAGATCGAGCAGATCATGCTGGCCGGTCCCGCCGGCCTGGAGGGCGAGGCCCTGGAGCGCGCCCTGTTCCTGTGCCGCAAGCGCATCGAAAAGCGCGTCGCCCAGGCGGGCATTCAGTCCTTCTACCTGTGCTCGCTGTCGGCCCGGTCGCTGATCTACAAGGGCATGTTCCTGGCCGAGCATATCGACGCCTTCTATCCCGACCTGACCGACGAACGGTTCACGGCGGCGGTGGCGATTTTCCACCAGCGCTATTCCACCAACACCTTCCCGGAATGGCGGTTGGCCCAGCCGTTCCGAATGCTGGCGCACAACGGCGAGATCAACACCAAGAAGGGCAATCTGAACTGGATGAAGAGCCACGAGATCCGCATGGCCGCCGACGCCTTCGGCGACTTCGGGGACGACGTGAAGCCGGTGATCCAGGACGCCAGCGGCTCGGACTCCATGGCGCTCGACAACACCTTCGAGGTGCTGGTCCGCGCCGGCCGCGACGCCCCGATGGCCAAGGCCCTGCTGATCCCCGAGGCCTGGGCGCACAAGAGCGATGAGCAGATCAGCCCGGCCCACAAGGCGCTCTACGCCTATTGCAACGCGGTGATGGAGCCCTGGGACGGGCCGGCCGCCATCTGCGCCACCGACGGCCGCTGGGTGGTGGCCGGCAAGGACCGCAACGGCCTGCGGCCCCTGCGGGTCACCTATACCGATGACGGCCTGCTGATCATGGGCTCGGAGGCCGGCATGTGCCGGGTCGACGAGGCCCGCATCGTGCGCAAGGCCCACATCCAGCCCGGCCGCATGGTGGCCGTCGACCTGCTCGAAGGCCGGCTCTACGAGGAGGACGAGATCATCGACCGCCTCGCCGCCCAGCATCCCTATGACCAGTGGCTGGGCAACATGGTGGACCTGGAAACCCAGATCGCCCCCGGTCCCGAACCCCGAGCCTATGGCCGGGAAGAGCTGACGCGCCGCCAGGCCGCCGCCGGGATGAGCCTGGAGGACCTGGAACTGCTGCTGGCCCCGATGATCGAGGACGGCAAGGAGGCGGTGGGCTCCATGGGGGACGACGCGCCGCTGGCGGTGCTGAGCGACCAGTATCGGCCGCTCAGCCACTTCTTCCGGCAGAACTTCAGCCAGGTGACCAACCCGCCGATCGACAGTCTGCGGGAAACCGGGGTCATGAGCCTGAAGACCCGGTTCAAGAACCTCGGCAACATCCTGGCCCAGGACGAGGCCCAGACCGACGTCTTCGTGCTGGAGAGCCCGGTGCTCACCACCGGCATGTACCAGCGGATCATGGGCTTCATCGGCGACACCTCGGTGGCCACGGTGGATTGCAGCATGCCGATCCCGGCCAATGAGGCCCGGCCCGGCGACGCCCTGCGGGCCAATCTGGACCGCATCCGCGCCGAGGCCGAGGACGCCGCCCTGCGCGGCTGCGCCACCATCGTGCTCACCGACGAGGCCTCGGGCGTGGGCCGCGTCGGCCTGCCGATGATCCTGGCCACGGGCGGGGTCCACTCCTGGCTGGTGGCCAAGGGGCTGCGCTCCTACGTCTCGATCATCGTGCGTTCGGCCGAGTGCCTGGACACCCACTATTTCGCGGTGCTGGTGGGGGTCGGCGCGACGGCGGTGAACGCCTATCTGGCCCAGGAAAGCTTCCAGGACCGGCTCGAGCGCGGCCTGACCGGCGAGCTCACGCTCCACGACGTCTGCCGCAACTTCAAGCACGCCATCGAGGGCGGGCTCCTGAAGATCATCGCCAAGATGGGAATCGCGTTGATCTCGTCGTATCGCGGCGGCTATAACTTCGAGGCTGTGGGCCTGTCGCGCGCCCTGGTGGCCGAGTTCTTCCCGGGCATGCCCTCGCGCATCTCCGGCATCGGCCTGGCCGGTCTGGAGGCCAAGGCCGTGGAGGCCCATCGCCGCGCCTGGGACCTTGGCGCCATCAGCCTGCCGGTGGGCGGGCTCTACAAGGCGCGCGCCGCCGGCGAGAGCCACGCCTTCGAAGCCCGCATGATCCACACCCTGCAGGCCGCCTGCAACACCGGCGACTACGCCGCCTATCAGCGGTTCTCGGCGGGCATGCGCAGGCAACCCACCCTCCAACTGCGCGACCTGCTGGACTGGCGCAGCGGTGAACGGCCTGTGGCCCTGGACGAGGTGGAAAGCGTCAACGAGATCCGCAAGCGCTTCCTGACGCCGGGCATGAGCATGGGGGCGCTCAGCCCCGAGGCGCACGGGGTGCTGAACATCGCCATGAACCGCATCGGGGCCAAGAGCGTCTCCGGCGAGGGCGGCGAGGACCCAGCCCGCTACAAGCCCCTGCCCAACGGCGACAACCCCAACTCGGCGGTCAAGCAGATCGCCTCGGGGCGGTTCGGGGTGACGGCGGAATATCTCAACGAATGCCGCGAGATCGAGATCAAGGTCAGCCAGGGCGCCAAGCCCGGCGAGGGCGGGCAGCTGCCCGGCTTCAAGGTCACCGAGCTGATCGCGCGCCTGCGGCACGCGACGCCCGGCGTGATGCTGATCTCACCCCCGCCGCACCACGACATCTATTCCATCGAGGACCTGGCCCAGCTGATCTACGACCTGAAGCAGATCAACCCGACGGCGCGGGTCTGCGTGAAGCTGGTGGCCATGACCGGCATCGGGGCGATCGCGGCGGGTGTGGCCAAGGCCAAGGCCGACGTAATCCTGATCTCCGGCAATGTCGGCGGCACCGGAGCCTCGCCCCAGACCTCCATCAAGTACGCCGGCGGTCCCTGGGAGATGGGGCTGTCGGAGGCCAACCAGGTCTTGACCCTGAACAACCTGCGCCACTCCGTGCGCCTGCGGGCCGACGGCGGCATGCGGACCGGCCGCGACGTGGTGATCGCCGCCATGCTGGGCGCGGAAGAATTCGGGATCGGCACGGCCAGCCTGATCGCCATGGGCTGCATCATGGTGCGCCAGTGCCATTCCAACACCTGTCCGGTGGGGGTCTGCACCCAGGACGAGGCGCTGCGGGAGAAGTTCTCCGGCAGCCCGGAGAAGGTGATCAACCTCTTCACCTTCATCGCTGAGGAGGTCCGCGAGATCCTGGCCTCCCTGGGCTTCCGCTCGATCCAGGAGATCGTCGGCCGCACCGACCTGCTGCAGCAGGTCTCCCGCGGCGGCGAGCATCTGGACGACCTCGACCTCAACCCCCTGCTGGTGATGGCCGATCCGGGCTCGAACCCGCGCTATTGCGTGGTGGAGGGGCGTAACGAGGTGCCCGACACCCTGGACGCCCAGATCGTCCGCGACGCGGCCCCCCTGCTGGAGCGGGGCGAGAAGATGCAGCTGACCTACACGGTGCAGAATACGGCCCGCGCCATCGGTTCGCGGACCTCGTCGCACATCGTCCGCCGTTTCGGGATGACCGGACTGCCGGCGGGACACCTGACCGTGCAGCTGAAGGGCTCTGCGGGGCAGAGCCTGGGGGCCTTCGCGGTCCAGGGCCTGCGCATCGAGCTGACCGGCGAGGCCAACGACTATGTCGGCAAGGGCCTGTCGGGGGCCACCATCATCCTGCGCCCCTCGCCCCACCTGGCGGCGCCGGAGACCAACGCCATCCTGGGCAACACCGTGCTCTATGGCGCCACCTCGGGACGGCTGTTCGCGGCGGGCCTGGCCGGGGAGCGGTTCGGGGTGCGCAACTCCGGGGCCGTGACCGTGGTCGAGGGCTGCGGCGCCAACGG
- a CDS encoding NAD(P)-dependent oxidoreductase yields the protein MAERMLKFTTVERTTPPKRAAAARSGDFHEIYADFIDAKASEQASRCSQCGIPFCQTHCPLHNNIPDWLRMTAEGRLEEAYQLSQATNSMPEICGRICPQDRLCEGSCTIEQSGHGTVTIGAVERYLTDKAWEEGWVQPLIPGRDRGQSVGIVGAGPAGLAAAERLREMGYAVTVYDRHDRAGGLLIYGIPSFKLEKDVVMRRTQRLADGGVEFRLNFNVGVDATLDDLRDRHHSVLIATGVYADRDLVVPGAGSAGVTPALDYLIASNRAGLGDDVPAFASGQLHARGRDVVVVGGGDTAMDCVRTAVRQGAKSVTCLYRRDRANMPGSAREVSHAEEEGVVFEWLAAPRAVLGEADMATGVRAARMRLGAPDATGRAAPEEIEGADFEAPADLVIKALGFDPEDLPKAFAAPDLAVSRWGTVKADFATLMTNLPGVFAAGDIARGASLVVWAIKDGRDAADAIHRYLTEPALVAAE from the coding sequence ATGGCCGAGCGAATGCTGAAGTTCACGACGGTCGAGCGGACCACGCCCCCCAAGCGGGCGGCGGCCGCCCGTTCGGGGGATTTCCACGAGATCTACGCCGACTTCATCGACGCCAAGGCCAGCGAGCAGGCCTCGCGCTGTTCGCAGTGCGGGATTCCGTTCTGTCAGACCCACTGTCCGCTGCACAACAACATCCCCGACTGGCTGCGGATGACCGCCGAGGGCCGGCTGGAGGAGGCCTACCAGCTCTCCCAGGCCACCAACTCCATGCCCGAGATCTGCGGCCGCATCTGCCCGCAGGACCGGCTGTGCGAAGGCTCCTGCACCATCGAACAGTCGGGGCACGGCACCGTCACCATCGGCGCGGTCGAACGCTACCTGACCGACAAGGCCTGGGAAGAGGGCTGGGTCCAGCCCCTGATCCCCGGCCGGGATCGCGGACAATCGGTGGGGATCGTGGGCGCGGGGCCGGCGGGCCTGGCCGCGGCCGAGCGTCTGCGGGAGATGGGCTACGCGGTCACCGTCTATGACCGCCATGACCGGGCGGGCGGGCTGTTGATCTACGGCATCCCCAGCTTCAAGCTGGAGAAGGACGTGGTGATGCGGCGCACCCAGCGCCTCGCCGACGGCGGCGTGGAATTCCGGCTGAACTTCAACGTCGGCGTCGACGCCACCCTCGATGATCTGCGCGACAGGCACCACAGCGTGCTGATCGCCACCGGAGTCTATGCCGACCGCGACCTGGTGGTCCCCGGCGCGGGCTCGGCCGGGGTGACGCCCGCCCTCGACTACCTGATCGCCTCCAACCGCGCGGGCCTCGGCGACGATGTGCCGGCGTTCGCCTCGGGCCAGCTGCACGCCAGGGGCCGCGATGTCGTCGTGGTGGGGGGCGGCGACACGGCCATGGACTGCGTGCGGACCGCCGTGCGCCAGGGGGCCAAGTCGGTGACCTGCCTCTACCGCCGCGACCGCGCCAACATGCCGGGCTCGGCCCGCGAGGTGTCCCATGCGGAGGAAGAGGGCGTGGTGTTCGAATGGCTTGCCGCGCCGCGGGCCGTGCTGGGGGAGGCCGACATGGCCACAGGGGTGCGCGCCGCCCGCATGCGCCTGGGCGCGCCCGACGCCACGGGCCGCGCCGCGCCCGAGGAGATCGAGGGCGCCGACTTCGAGGCCCCCGCCGACCTGGTGATCAAGGCGCTCGGCTTCGATCCCGAAGACCTGCCGAAGGCCTTCGCCGCGCCTGATTTGGCGGTCAGCCGCTGGGGCACGGTGAAGGCCGATTTCGCCACCCTGATGACCAACCTGCCCGGCGTGTTCGCGGCCGGCGACATCGCGCGCGGCGCCTCCCTGGTGGTCTGGGCGATCAAGGACGGCCGCGACGCCGCCGACGCCATCCACCGCTACCTGACGGAGCCCGCGCTCGTCGCGGCGGAGTGA
- a CDS encoding undecaprenyl-diphosphate phosphatase: protein MSDWIAAIILGIVEGVTEFIPVSSTGHLLLTKSLLGLPDGFWDTFAVLIQLGAILAVVALYFGKLWKVLIGLPTSAEARWFAVSVLIAFIPGAVLGLALHDVIKEVLFESPRLICWSLIVGGVLLLAIDRWAPAPREDDAMKLTWKTSLVVGLFQTLALVPGVSRSGATIVGSMLMRVEKKAAAEFSFFLAIPTMAGAFAVDLYKNKDMLSTDQAGIIALGFAVSFVVGFIVVRALVDFVGRHGFAPFAWWRIVVGVGGLVWLSLAAH, encoded by the coding sequence ATGTCCGACTGGATCGCCGCCATCATCCTGGGGATCGTCGAGGGGGTGACCGAGTTCATCCCGGTCTCCTCCACCGGCCACCTGCTGCTGACCAAGTCGCTGCTGGGCCTGCCCGACGGGTTCTGGGACACCTTCGCGGTGCTGATCCAGCTGGGGGCGATCCTGGCGGTGGTGGCCCTCTATTTCGGCAAGCTGTGGAAGGTGCTGATCGGCCTGCCCACCAGCGCAGAGGCCCGCTGGTTCGCCGTTTCGGTTCTGATCGCCTTTATCCCCGGCGCCGTCCTGGGCCTAGCCCTGCACGACGTCATCAAGGAGGTGCTGTTCGAGAGCCCGCGCCTGATCTGCTGGTCGCTGATCGTCGGCGGGGTGCTGCTGCTGGCCATCGACCGCTGGGCGCCGGCGCCCCGCGAGGACGACGCCATGAAGCTGACCTGGAAGACCTCGCTGGTGGTGGGCCTGTTCCAGACGCTCGCCCTGGTCCCCGGCGTCTCCCGCTCCGGCGCCACCATCGTCGGCTCGATGCTGATGCGGGTGGAGAAGAAGGCCGCGGCCGAGTTCTCCTTCTTCCTGGCCATCCCCACCATGGCCGGCGCCTTCGCCGTCGACCTCTACAAGAACAAAGACATGCTGAGCACCGACCAGGCCGGCATCATCGCGCTGGGCTTCGCGGTCAGCTTCGTGGTGGGCTTCATCGTCGTCCGCGCCCTGGTGGACTTCGTCGGCCGCCACGGCTTTGCGCCCTTCGCCTGGTGGCGGATCGTGGTGGGCGTCGGCGGTCTGGTCTGGCTGAGCCTCGCGGCTCACTAA
- a CDS encoding complex I NDUFA9 subunit family protein, producing MQDLVTVFGGSGFVGAQVVRALAKQGWRVRVAVRQPHLAYKMRLLGDVGQIEVVQANIRNEASIRRAVEGAHAVVNAVGVLYETGRQKFQSIHTMGARNVAAVSRAAGLGTLVQISAIGVDAESGSKYARTKAMGEEAVREAFPGAVLIRPSVIFGPDDHFFNKFAEMAVISPALPLIGGGHGKLQPVFVGDVAKAVARAVTDPACAGQTYELGGPRAYTFRELMELLMTEIGRKRFLVPLPFAIAALIGKACEILAITPWTPPLTEDQVELLKSDNVVSGSQPGLAELGVEATAVEAIVPAYLYRFRKGGQYADEVERLTAIA from the coding sequence ATGCAGGATCTGGTCACCGTCTTCGGCGGTTCGGGCTTCGTCGGCGCCCAGGTGGTCCGCGCGCTGGCCAAGCAGGGCTGGCGCGTCCGTGTCGCCGTGCGCCAGCCGCACCTGGCCTACAAGATGCGCCTGCTGGGCGACGTCGGTCAGATCGAGGTGGTCCAGGCCAATATCCGCAACGAGGCCTCCATCCGCCGCGCGGTCGAAGGCGCTCATGCAGTGGTTAACGCGGTCGGCGTGCTCTACGAGACCGGCCGGCAGAAATTCCAGAGCATCCACACCATGGGCGCGCGCAATGTCGCTGCGGTCTCCAGGGCCGCCGGCTTGGGCACGCTGGTGCAGATCTCGGCCATCGGCGTCGACGCGGAGTCGGGTTCGAAATACGCCCGCACCAAGGCGATGGGCGAAGAGGCCGTGCGCGAGGCCTTCCCGGGCGCGGTGCTCATCCGCCCGTCCGTGATCTTTGGCCCCGACGACCACTTCTTCAACAAGTTCGCCGAGATGGCGGTGATCAGCCCGGCCCTGCCGCTGATCGGCGGCGGGCATGGCAAGCTGCAGCCGGTCTTCGTCGGCGACGTGGCCAAGGCGGTGGCGCGCGCCGTCACCGATCCGGCCTGCGCCGGCCAGACCTATGAGCTGGGCGGCCCGCGCGCCTATACCTTCCGCGAGCTGATGGAGCTGCTGATGACCGAGATCGGCCGCAAGCGCTTCCTGGTCCCCCTGCCCTTCGCCATCGCCGCCCTGATCGGCAAGGCCTGCGAGATCCTGGCCATCACGCCCTGGACCCCGCCGCTCACCGAGGACCAGGTCGAGCTGCTGAAGAGCGACAATGTGGTGTCGGGAAGCCAGCCCGGCTTGGCCGAGCTGGGCGTCGAGGCGACCGCCGTCGAGGCGATCGTCCCGGCCTATCTCTACCGCTTCCGCAAGGGCGGCCAGTACGCCGACGAGGTCGAGCGCCTGACCGCGATCGCCTAA
- a CDS encoding ribonuclease D: MANHLHIGDLPKGAFAGATSVAVDSETMGLRLGRDPLCVVQISDGKGDAHLVQLDRATYDAPNLKALMTDPAVTKIFHFGRFDIAMFYLHLGVITAPVYCTKIASKLARTYTDRHGLKDVSKELAGIDMSKAQQSSDWGAAKLSDEQIAYAASDVLHLHALRARLDAMLVREGRDHLARACFDFLPHRALLDVAGWEEVDIFAHM; encoded by the coding sequence TTGGCGAATCATCTGCACATTGGCGATTTACCCAAGGGCGCCTTCGCCGGCGCGACCTCGGTCGCGGTGGATTCCGAGACCATGGGCCTGCGGCTCGGCCGCGACCCGCTCTGCGTGGTGCAGATCTCCGACGGCAAGGGCGACGCCCACCTCGTCCAGCTCGACCGCGCCACCTATGACGCGCCCAATCTCAAGGCCCTGATGACCGACCCGGCCGTCACGAAGATCTTTCACTTCGGCCGCTTCGACATCGCCATGTTCTACCTGCACCTCGGGGTGATCACGGCGCCGGTCTACTGCACCAAGATCGCCTCCAAGCTGGCCCGGACCTATACTGACCGTCACGGCCTGAAGGATGTCTCCAAGGAGCTGGCCGGCATCGACATGTCCAAGGCCCAGCAAAGCTCCGACTGGGGCGCGGCCAAGCTCAGCGACGAACAGATCGCCTACGCCGCCTCCGACGTCCTGCACCTGCACGCCCTGCGCGCCCGTCTGGACGCCATGCTGGTGCGCGAGGGCCGCGACCATCTGGCGCGCGCCTGCTTCGACTTCCTGCCTCACCGCGCCCTGCTCGATGTGGCCGGCTGGGAAGAGGTCGACATCTTCGCCCACATGTGA